The sequence gagctgtgatgtgtgtgttacctTGAGCTCCAGTCTGGTAGTGTTAGCCTGGCATCTGTACGTGGCCAGGAGAAAGTTCCCATTAGGCTGCTAAAAACAGAATATGTGAGTCAAACCTTCAGAAAAAGCAACAaggtaatgattttatttgaatgtctgTCTTGTGTTAAAACAGTTTGCGCAGCTCACCTCTGAATCACATTCACTGAAACTGACAACAGCTGAGTTCTTATCCACATCCAGCAGGTCAATGGGGACGTCACTCTGCAGAGAAGATTCATCTTtcagttacatttttcattttctgcagcatCCAGAGTATCACTTATTCATTATGAGCTGAGTCTGAAGGTAGAAGTTTCTTTGTATAAAGAAGCagacctgcagcagcagatTGTCGATGGCAGTCTGCACCTCCAGAGTGAGGCTGTAGCTGGCATCATCCTGGCAGAGGGTGAACTTGTCATTGATGCTGAAGATGGGAACAGCGGAGACGGCTGTGCTGGACTGAGATGTCTGCTGGTACTGCTCTCGGCCCTGCAGGACTTTGACCTGCAGCTGCTCCAGCTCGGCCCTGGAAGGGGATGAGATGACGCACTGATAAACTGATATGTTTCAAAATCGACCTGAACTTTTACTCAACCTCATTAAAGAGATAAAGGTGACAGTGTAtaatgagaaataaaacataaatttaCTGGTACCTGAGGGCTTCTACTTTGGACTGGTTCTCCTTACTCATCCTAACCTCGTCTCCCGGGCCAGCTTCAGCCTTCTGTGGCTCCGTGGTCAAACCAGTCACCCATCCTAAAAGAGGTAAAGgcagaaaaatatataaaatgctGAACATTTCAGATCTCCTTTTACAACTTCACCATCttatgagaaaaaagaagaCTGAAGTAACCAGGCAAATAGTCAAACAGGGAGGACATTATACTGAATAGACAACTTGATGGACAATTTGGGAAAACTCAACAGTTTCTTTAATCCAACCTGTGTATGTAGCAGTCAGGATTTCATCATAAGACTCCTTCCCTACACAGCCACCCTGAATGGAAGTCACGCTCTCTGACAACACCTGAAGGCAGGAAAGACAGGATTCTGTTATTAACTGTCAATGCAAATTGGCTCACACTGCTGTAAAAGGTCAGAGAAAAATATAACCTTTATGCCTTAAACCTGTGAAAAAGTTACAACAAATAGAGTAGACACTGTTTCTCTAGAGTTTTCTGCAGTTTGGAAACATTAGATTCATTGGGGTACCTAAGCTCTCCACATTTGATGAGTTGTGTTAATATTAAACTCACATGCTCAAAGCGTAATGTGGGCTCATTGGTGCTTTCAAAACCATAGATCTCGACTGTCCCATCATCTCTGCCCACCAGGACGTCATTCACTCCGTCTCCAATAATGTCATAAGTGTCAATGCACAGGATTCCTGAAGGGACACAGGAAATGATGAAGCTGGGATGTTATATGGTATATGTCAAAACAGTCAAAGTTTGCGAAAGAAGACGTAGAGGTAAATTGTACGAGGTCCTAACCTCGTGCAAAGTCATTTCCTGCAATGTGTTAAATGTTAGATGTAACTCAAATAGGCCAGTTCATGGTGTGGTCATGCAAACAACATacctcctttctttttgtcattatcGATCTCCCATTTGGTCGCAGCCGATCGCTTACCGATGTGGACCAATCCTATTTTGCCATCTGTAGTTCCATAGAGGACTTCCTCACCTGTAGAGAAATCTTTGATGTTAATAGATTCTAGTCCTGCATGAAGCAACaatgtgttttaaatatattgGTGTTGACTTGCCTCCATCTTTGTTGTATAGTTCCAAGACAGATGGAGGACCAGGGACTTCGATGTCATAGGCAAGCTCTGACCCCTGcagtgcaaaaacaacatagaAAAATAAACTTAGTATGATATATTTGAAGCAGAACACCTTATTGTatcaaaaaataagaagaagaaatcaagAAGTGAAATATAATGTTGGTGAACCTGCAGGACTCTGAGAACTCGATCTTGGCACGCCAGGACTGGGACAATGCGGCTCAGGTTCTCTGAGGACAAACATGTAATATCATTGATCTTGTCTCCAGAGAGGTAGTAGTCCTGGTCCTTGCAGTCACAGTAGTGGTTGTAGATGTAActggcacacacaaacaggtctGCACCTGCAACATGCctgaaagaagaagacaaataaAGCTCAGTACAAAGAAATCACAGGGTTCTGAATGAGTCAACATTATGTATGAGTCAATCGTAAAGGGAAGAAATGGTTCCTACATGGCATTAATGCTCTCAGTGAGGTTGGCTTCAAAGGTGAGAAACTGTTTGCCTTTCTTAGTGAATCCTCTGACTtgagaaccagaacaaacaaaGATCTTCTCCTGTGGGGTTCCTTCAGCTCCACCAAGGTCCATTCTGGATATTTTCTGCCCTGGGAGTGTTTTAAACACAGgctgaaacagagagaaaaaatgaaggCCATTAGACATACCCGGATTGAAGGATGAAGGATGATAATCTTAAAAACTTAACCAGGACACACACCACCGCTTCTCCTTTCTTCATCCCAAAACATGTCAGTATTCCATCATGATCTGCGATGGCaacctgaaacaaacagaagacgACCAAAATCATGTTGCTGTAATATTACACAATTAACTTAATACACAATCGACTGCTAAAAACACTTGTATTACTCTGTTAATGATTACAGACATCTTTCTTAGAGATTGAAATACCTTTTGTGTTGCCTTTTTCCCCAACGATGGAAGCAGCTTCATGGTTTTCTGTGATGTCACACCAACCTGTGAGGACGAAGCAGGTGAATAAGTCAGAGCTTGAACAAGCGTTATTTAAATCCATTGATCTGATTCAGAACTTGTAAACCTCTGGCACCCTGAGGCATGTAAGTTAGACTGATGCCACCTCTCTCACCTCagacacagactgacagacCCTGGTCTCCCTTTAGGCAAAAAGCAGG is a genomic window of Notolabrus celidotus isolate fNotCel1 chromosome 8, fNotCel1.pri, whole genome shotgun sequence containing:
- the bbs7 gene encoding Bardet-Biedl syndrome 7 protein isoform X2, with the translated sequence MDIQLNRVDYIQVGVTSQKTMKLLPSLGKKATQKVAIADHDGILTCFGMKKGEAVPVFKTLPGQKISRMDLGGAEGTPQEKIFVCSGSQVRGFTKKGKQFLTFEANLTESINAMHVAGADLFVCASYIYNHYCDCKDQDYYLSGDKINDITCLSSENLSRIVPVLACQDRVLRVLQGSELAYDIEVPGPPSVLELYNKDGGEEVLYGTTDGKIGLVHIGKRSAATKWEIDNDKKKGGILCIDTYDIIGDGVNDVLVGRDDGTVEIYGFESTNEPTLRFEHVLSESVTSIQGGCVGKESYDEILTATYTGWVTGLTTEPQKAEAGPGDEVRMSKENQSKVEALRAELEQLQVKVLQGREQYQQTSQSSTAVSAVPIFSINDKFTLCQDDASYSLTLEVQTAIDNLLLQSDVPIDLLDVDKNSAVVSFSECDSEPNGNFLLATYRCQANTTRLELKVRSIEGQYGTLQAYITPRLQPKTCQVRKYQIKPLSLHQRTHSIDQERPMNRLSLVGQFSFAEIHSWVVFCLPEVPEKTPAGENITFYFSNTFLGTQLEATYCKGEGHFRSDNISTISILSDVLSKEATKRKINLNISYDINDDSVSHTLKMIHPKLEYQLLLARKVQLIDALKELQVHEGNADFLIPEYRSILDESANLLEEYKKQPAHLERLYGMITDLFIDKFKFKGQNVKTKVSSLLEILDSYDLNSLLNFFTEV
- the bbs7 gene encoding Bardet-Biedl syndrome 7 protein isoform X1, with translation MDIQLNRVDYIQVGVTSQKTMKLLPSLGKKATQKVAIADHDGILTCFGMKKGEAVPVFKTLPGQKISRMDLGGAEGTPQEKIFVCSGSQVRGFTKKGKQFLTFEANLTESINAMHVAGADLFVCASYIYNHYCDCKDQDYYLSGDKINDITCLSSENLSRIVPVLACQDRVLRVLQGSELAYDIEVPGPPSVLELYNKDGGEEVLYGTTDGKIGLVHIGKRSAATKWEIDNDKKKGGILCIDTYDIIGDGVNDVLVGRDDGTVEIYGFESTNEPTLRFEHVLSESVTSIQGGCVGKESYDEILTATYTGWVTGLTTEPQKAEAGPGDEVRMSKENQSKVEALRAELEQLQVKVLQGREQYQQTSQSSTAVSAVPIFSINDKFTLCQDDASYSLTLEVQTAIDNLLLQSDVPIDLLDVDKNSAVVSFSECDSEQPNGNFLLATYRCQANTTRLELKVRSIEGQYGTLQAYITPRLQPKTCQVRKYQIKPLSLHQRTHSIDQERPMNRLSLVGQFSFAEIHSWVVFCLPEVPEKTPAGENITFYFSNTFLGTQLEATYCKGEGHFRSDNISTISILSDVLSKEATKRKINLNISYDINDDSVSHTLKMIHPKLEYQLLLARKVQLIDALKELQVHEGNADFLIPEYRSILDESANLLEEYKKQPAHLERLYGMITDLFIDKFKFKGQNVKTKVSSLLEILDSYDLNSLLNFFTEV